From Constrictibacter sp. MBR-5, one genomic window encodes:
- a CDS encoding tripartite tricarboxylate transporter TctB family protein, which translates to MRPSDIGTGLLGLGLGLWLVYEGRDMGLGDLHEPGSGFILFWVGALMAALSALLAGSAVLAGAGGAAGADGSPFGERWRRVPLVLAYLVVYCALLEAVGFILLTIALLFLLFRTVDPQSWTKAVLYSVAITLAVYVLFGVGLGTQFPAGLLEPLLVG; encoded by the coding sequence ATGCGTCCATCCGATATCGGCACGGGCCTGCTCGGCCTCGGCCTCGGCCTCTGGCTCGTCTATGAGGGGCGGGACATGGGCCTGGGCGACCTGCACGAGCCGGGTTCCGGCTTCATCCTCTTCTGGGTCGGCGCGCTCATGGCCGCGCTCTCGGCGCTGCTCGCCGGGTCGGCCGTCCTCGCGGGGGCCGGCGGTGCGGCGGGTGCGGACGGGTCGCCGTTCGGCGAACGCTGGCGGCGGGTGCCGCTGGTCCTGGCATATCTGGTCGTCTACTGCGCCCTGCTCGAGGCGGTCGGCTTCATCCTGCTGACGATCGCCCTGCTGTTCCTGCTGTTCCGGACGGTCGACCCGCAGTCCTGGACGAAGGCGGTACTCTATTCGGTGGCGATCACGCTGGCCGTCTACGTCCTGTTCGGCGTCGGTCTGGGCACGCAGTTCCCGGCCGGCCTGCTCGAACCGCTGCTGGTGGGCTGA
- a CDS encoding tripartite tricarboxylate transporter substrate binding protein → MAISRRNLFGLALAAAAAFGAAPTVAAAADYPTRPITLIVPFPAGGGTDTHLRVLADLVSKELGQPVTIENKGGASGTLGPATMAATAKPDGYTISQMPATLYRLPFIQKTSFDPKTDFTYILQLTGYAFAVAVKADAPWQTWDELVEYAKANPGKVSYSSSGAGGTQHITMEQIAKKLGIKWIHVPYKGGGEQNAALLGGHTSLNVASTGTLGALADAGKIRMLVIWTPERLERFPDVPTLREEGIDMVVTSPYGIGGPAGMDPAVVKTLHDAFRKAMQQPAHAEIMAKIGFVEDYLGTDDYEKFVMQFIGEQKAMVEELGLAKK, encoded by the coding sequence ATGGCGATATCGAGACGAAACCTGTTCGGGCTGGCCCTGGCCGCCGCCGCGGCCTTTGGCGCGGCGCCGACCGTGGCGGCCGCGGCCGACTATCCGACGCGGCCGATCACGCTGATCGTGCCGTTCCCGGCCGGCGGCGGCACCGATACGCATCTGCGCGTGCTGGCCGACCTGGTATCCAAGGAACTCGGCCAGCCGGTGACGATCGAGAACAAGGGCGGCGCCTCGGGCACGCTCGGGCCGGCGACGATGGCGGCCACGGCGAAGCCGGATGGCTATACCATCTCGCAGATGCCGGCGACGCTCTACCGGCTGCCCTTCATCCAGAAGACCTCCTTCGACCCGAAGACGGACTTCACCTACATCCTGCAGCTCACCGGCTATGCCTTCGCGGTGGCGGTGAAGGCCGACGCGCCCTGGCAGACCTGGGACGAGTTGGTCGAGTACGCCAAGGCCAACCCCGGCAAGGTCAGCTACTCGTCGTCCGGCGCGGGCGGCACGCAGCACATCACGATGGAGCAGATCGCCAAGAAGCTGGGGATCAAGTGGATCCACGTCCCCTACAAGGGCGGCGGAGAGCAGAATGCGGCGCTGCTCGGCGGCCACACCTCGCTGAACGTGGCGAGCACGGGGACGCTGGGCGCACTGGCCGATGCGGGCAAGATCCGGATGCTGGTGATCTGGACGCCCGAGCGGCTGGAGCGCTTCCCGGACGTGCCGACGCTGCGCGAGGAAGGGATCGACATGGTCGTGACCTCGCCCTACGGCATCGGCGGTCCGGCCGGCATGGACCCGGCGGTCGTCAAGACGCTGCACGACGCCTTCCGCAAGGCGATGCAGCAGCCGGCGCACGCCGAGATCATGGCGAAGATCGGCTTCGTCGAGGACTATCTGGGCACGGACGACTACGAAAAGTTCGTGATGCAGTTCATCGGGGAGCAGAAGGCGATGGTCGAGGAACTGGGGCTGGCGAAGAAGTAG